DNA from Luteolibacter flavescens:
TTCATGCAGCACGTGCGGAATGAGGAAGGCTGCGGCCGTGAGGTGCCGGGAGACTGGTCCTGGCTGGTGCCGCCGCTGTCCGGCTCGGCCTGCCCCGTCTTCCACCGCTACTACGGCAGCGAGAGGCCGGAGCCCGCGTTCGTCGAGCAGCCGCCCGCGTGGTGAGCCGCATGCGGGAAAACAAGAAGGCCGGCGGGAGACATCTGCTCCGGCCGGCCCTCGGGGAAAATCGAAATCAAGTCGCGGCTCAGGCCAGTGCCAGCAGCTTCTGCTTGAGCATGTCCTTGGTCACGTTCGCGCCGACGATCTGGTCCTTCACCTCGCCGTCCTTGAAGAAGAGAAGCAGCGGGATGCTCTTCACGCCGTACTTCACGGACAGCTCGCGGGCTTCGTCGACGTTGACCTTGCCCACCTTGGCCTGGCCTTCCAGTTCACCGGAAAGCTGGTCGATGACGGGGCCGATCATCTTGCAAGGTCCGCACCATTCCGCCCAGAAGTCCACGAGGACCGGCTG
Protein-coding regions in this window:
- the trxA gene encoding thioredoxin, with product MAQQFNESNFQSEVIDSTQPVLVDFWAEWCGPCKMIGPVIDQLSGELEGQAKVGKVNVDEARELSVKYGVKSIPLLLFFKDGEVKDQIVGANVTKDMLKQKLLALA